From the genome of Scytonema hofmannii PCC 7110, one region includes:
- a CDS encoding FGGY-family carbohydrate kinase, which translates to MSLYLGIDFGTSGARAAVIDKDACIQFEGRYPFDMLNAFDLTNCWKDALFNLLEQIAEELRRKVRAIAINGTSSTVLLCDSTGQPVDTPLLYNDGRGAIVMEELKTVAPPNHTVLGATSSLAKLLWMSQLPSFAEATHFLHQADWLAFLLHGQLGVSDYHNALKLGYDVEKLEYPDWLEQLQIKVHLPKVLAPGTPIAELRAEVADGLGFRRDCLVCAGTTDSIAAFLASGATLPGEAVTSLGSTLVLKLLSRIRVDDPRYGIYSHRLGDLWLTGGASNTGGAVLKQFFTNAELESLSQEIDGFKASQLDYYPLLKPGERFPINDPNLSARLEPRPESQVEFLHGLLESIARIEARGYELLQDLGADKLTHVYTAGGGAGNLVWRVIRGRLLQVPVECSVNAEAAFGTALLAMRGIGIVSSLPIKTAWEGENPCASARG; encoded by the coding sequence ATGAGCTTGTATTTGGGTATAGACTTTGGTACATCGGGTGCAAGGGCTGCAGTCATTGACAAAGACGCTTGTATCCAGTTTGAGGGGCGCTATCCTTTTGATATGTTAAATGCCTTTGACCTAACAAACTGCTGGAAAGATGCTTTATTTAACCTGCTTGAGCAAATTGCAGAGGAATTAAGGCGAAAAGTTAGAGCGATCGCTATCAATGGGACTTCTTCTACAGTCTTGTTATGCGACAGCACGGGTCAACCTGTGGATACACCTCTGTTGTACAACGATGGACGAGGAGCGATCGTGATGGAAGAGTTAAAAACGGTAGCCCCTCCCAATCATACAGTTTTAGGTGCGACTTCTAGCCTTGCCAAACTTTTATGGATGTCACAATTGCCATCTTTTGCTGAAGCAACACACTTCCTGCATCAAGCAGACTGGCTGGCATTTCTTTTACATGGGCAATTGGGTGTTAGCGATTACCACAATGCATTGAAGTTGGGTTATGACGTGGAAAAGTTAGAATATCCGGATTGGCTGGAACAGTTACAAATTAAAGTTCATTTACCAAAAGTTCTCGCTCCAGGTACACCCATTGCAGAATTACGTGCTGAAGTTGCAGATGGGTTGGGGTTTCGTCGCGATTGTTTGGTTTGTGCTGGCACAACTGATAGTATTGCAGCTTTTCTTGCCAGTGGTGCAACACTTCCAGGTGAAGCAGTGACTTCTCTGGGATCGACGTTGGTACTGAAACTGTTAAGCCGAATTCGTGTAGACGATCCAAGGTACGGAATTTACAGCCACCGCTTGGGAGATCTGTGGCTGACGGGAGGGGCTTCTAATACGGGAGGTGCAGTCCTTAAGCAATTTTTTACTAATGCAGAGTTAGAAAGCCTCAGTCAAGAGATTGATGGGTTCAAAGCAAGTCAGTTGGATTACTATCCGTTATTAAAGCCAGGGGAGAGATTTCCGATTAATGACCCAAATTTGTCTGCGCGATTGGAACCGCGTCCGGAGAGTCAGGTGGAATTTTTACACGGTTTGTTAGAAAGCATTGCTCGGATAGAAGCAAGGGGATATGAGTTATTGCAGGATTTGGGGGCTGATAAGTTAACTCATGTTTATACGGCTGGGGGTGGTGCGGGAAATCTTGTTTGGCGGGTTATTAGAGGGCGTCTTTTACAGGTACCTGTTGAGTGTTCTGTGAATGCGGAAGCAGCTTTTGGAACTGCTTTGTTGGCAATGCGGGGGATAGGAATAGTTTCTTCTTTACCTATCAAAACAGCATGGGAGGGTGAGAACCCCTGCGCTTCAGCCAGGGGATGA
- a CDS encoding RNA-guided endonuclease InsQ/TnpB family protein — protein MYKTLPVKARFTDIEQAFWLDQCQHANSLINCALYHVRQTHYSRLEESGNAFTTYWKGDELRHGWKTYRCNTTYPELDKILKDNPHYKALAAQAAQQTLKSIGESITSYNGLVNAYYRGEVDKPSLPQYRKSGGLAAVTFPRQALTYKNGCFYPSISRETKPHLLAEIALPLPEFIDSDWVKEVTVRPCYGQFWINWVIDDGKQIMEMNPNLVYTQAWSFDHGGNNWLTGVSTLGQSLIIDGRKLRSMNQGYCRLVAKYKQGKSDFYWDSNLDRIQRKRNNQMRDAINKAARFIINRCLADGVGNLIIGWNEGQKNGSDMGKRGNQNFVPIPTGRLIERLKQLCPEYGIVLTITEESYTSKSSFLDDDLLPTFGEKPNGWKPSGERIERGLYKTFLGFVINADCNGAANIMRKVATQLGLVLVKVGRAVLSLPHRYDLFRDLKNSFRNSLRSASLDHVATSI, from the coding sequence GTGTACAAAACTTTACCAGTTAAAGCAAGGTTTACAGATATTGAACAAGCGTTTTGGCTAGACCAGTGCCAACACGCTAACAGTTTGATTAATTGCGCTCTTTATCATGTTCGTCAAACTCATTATTCAAGACTTGAAGAGTCGGGTAATGCTTTCACGACCTACTGGAAAGGTGATGAATTACGCCACGGATGGAAAACCTACAGATGCAATACTACTTATCCAGAACTTGATAAAATTCTCAAAGACAATCCACATTACAAGGCTTTGGCTGCACAGGCTGCACAGCAAACATTGAAATCTATTGGTGAGTCAATTACTTCTTACAACGGACTTGTTAATGCTTATTACAGAGGTGAGGTTGATAAACCATCGTTACCACAATATAGAAAAAGCGGTGGACTGGCGGCAGTTACGTTCCCAAGGCAAGCACTTACTTACAAAAATGGTTGTTTTTATCCTTCGATTAGTAGAGAAACTAAACCACATTTGTTAGCTGAAATTGCTTTACCATTACCAGAATTCATTGATTCAGATTGGGTGAAGGAAGTGACAGTTCGTCCTTGTTACGGTCAGTTTTGGATTAATTGGGTAATTGATGATGGCAAGCAAATAATGGAGATGAATCCCAATCTTGTTTACACGCAAGCTTGGAGTTTTGACCACGGTGGAAATAATTGGTTAACAGGTGTTTCAACACTTGGGCAGAGCTTAATTATTGATGGTAGAAAGTTACGTTCAATGAATCAGGGTTACTGCCGTCTTGTTGCCAAATATAAGCAAGGGAAGTCAGATTTTTACTGGGACTCTAACCTTGATAGGATTCAACGCAAACGCAATAACCAGATGAGAGATGCCATTAATAAAGCAGCTAGGTTTATTATTAATCGATGCCTCGCTGATGGTGTGGGAAATCTTATTATTGGTTGGAATGAGGGACAGAAGAATGGTTCTGATATGGGCAAGCGTGGCAATCAAAATTTTGTACCCATTCCAACGGGTAGATTGATTGAACGTCTTAAACAACTTTGTCCAGAGTACGGAATTGTTTTAACAATTACCGAAGAGAGCTACACATCCAAGAGTTCATTTCTTGATGATGACTTGCTACCTACATTTGGTGAGAAACCCAACGGATGGAAGCCATCAGGTGAAAGAATTGAACGTGGTCTTTACAAAACCTTTCTTGGTTTTGTAATCAATGCTGACTGCAACGGCGCAGCCAACATCATGCGTAAAGTAGCCACACAGCTAGGACTTGTCTTAGTTAAGGTGGGTAGGGCAGTTTTGAGTCTGCCACATCGGTATGACTTGTTCCGCGATCTAAAGAATTCATTTCGCAATTCGTTGCGAAGTGCGTCTTTAGACCACGTAGCAACATCCATTTAG
- the tnpA gene encoding IS200/IS605 family transposase: MAKLSKEDHDYRRTENSVSSINYHFVFVPKRRRPVLVTDVARRLQEIIFELVQEHNWRLIALEIQPDHVHMFINAPTDEAPSQIAKWVKGRASHHLRKEFPELLKLPALWTPTYFVASTGQVSTEVVKKYIENQRGK; the protein is encoded by the coding sequence ATGGCAAAGCTCTCAAAAGAAGACCATGACTACAGAAGAACGGAGAATTCCGTGTCCTCAATCAATTATCATTTTGTATTTGTACCAAAACGACGAAGACCCGTATTGGTCACCGATGTGGCAAGAAGACTGCAAGAAATTATTTTTGAACTAGTGCAAGAACACAACTGGAGACTCATTGCATTAGAAATTCAACCCGACCACGTGCATATGTTTATTAATGCACCTACAGATGAAGCGCCTTCACAGATTGCTAAATGGGTTAAAGGTAGAGCATCCCATCATCTAAGAAAAGAATTTCCAGAACTTTTAAAACTACCTGCTTTGTGGACTCCAACCTACTTTGTAGCGTCAACAGGTCAAGTTAGCACAGAGGTAGTTAAAAAGTACATTGAGAACCAGCGTGGGAAGTGA